In a genomic window of Chryseobacterium sp. G0162:
- a CDS encoding type 1 glutamine amidotransferase domain-containing protein: MSKKIAILATNGFEESELQSPKEYLEQQGWTAHVVSPEGGTIRSWAEKDWGKEYHVDKTLAEVNASEYDALVLPGGVINPDQLRTNGQALAFVRDFFIQNKPVAAICHAPQILINAKVVNGRNMTSVKSISRDLINAGAHWEDREVVVDNGLVTSRTPKDLPAFNAKMVEEFKEGKHVGQGL, from the coding sequence ATGTCAAAAAAAATTGCAATTCTCGCTACTAACGGTTTTGAAGAAAGCGAACTCCAATCGCCTAAAGAGTATTTGGAACAACAGGGGTGGACTGCTCATGTGGTAAGCCCTGAAGGAGGAACAATCCGATCATGGGCTGAAAAAGATTGGGGAAAAGAATACCATGTTGACAAAACACTGGCTGAAGTGAATGCTTCTGAATACGATGCTTTGGTTTTGCCCGGTGGCGTTATCAATCCGGATCAGTTAAGAACAAATGGACAGGCATTGGCATTTGTAAGAGATTTTTTTATACAAAATAAACCTGTTGCAGCAATTTGCCACGCACCGCAGATTCTCATCAATGCAAAAGTCGTGAATGGAAGGAATATGACTTCTGTGAAATCAATCAGTAGAGATTTAATCAATGCCGGAGCCCATTGGGAAGATCGTGAAGTTGTGGTGGATAATGGTCTGGTAACCAGTAGAACTCCAAAAGACCTTCCGGCCTTTAATGCTAAGATGGTAGAAGAGTTTAAAGAAGGAAAACATGTAGGGCAAGGTTTATAA
- a CDS encoding DUF1294 domain-containing protein, with protein sequence MIPFLLITNLITFGVFGFDKLQAKRHQWRISENVLLGLSLIGIVGAAAGMIIFNHKVSKKSFLVKFFIVLLIDVVLLYRLIRH encoded by the coding sequence ATGATTCCTTTTCTGTTAATCACTAACCTTATTACCTTTGGCGTTTTCGGATTTGATAAACTGCAGGCCAAAAGACATCAGTGGCGGATTTCTGAGAATGTCCTTTTAGGTCTTTCATTGATAGGGATTGTAGGTGCTGCTGCAGGAATGATTATTTTCAACCATAAAGTTTCCAAAAAATCTTTTCTTGTAAAATTTTTCATAGTGCTTTTAATTGATGTTGTATTATTGTACAGGCTAATAAGACATTGA
- a CDS encoding Tex family protein, with protein MTTVEFIQKHLDISEKSINNTLQLLAEDCTIPFISRYRKDKTGNLDETQIEQIAKISKQFEEIMKRKESILKSIEEQGALTPELKQKIEESFDIQELEDLYLPFKKRKKTKADAAKEKGLEPLAKIIMSQKNNEVLFLASKYLNNEVPSEEDALQGARDIMAEWINENMYIRKNLRRLFQRKAIVTSKVVKAKKEEEDAQKFSQYFEWEENLSRIPSHRLLAMLRAETEGFVKTNVGIDKEEAIDFIEKAIIKSNNESSEQIALAIKDSYKRLLEPAISNEALQEAKEKADKKAIEIFSENLSQLLLAPPLGEKRILAIDPGYRSGCKVVCIDEKGDLLHNETLYPHAPQNESGMAMKKIRSMVNAYNIEAISIGNGTASRETEFFIKKIAFDKPLQVFVVSEAGASVYSASKIAREEFPTYDVTVRGAVSIGRRLSDPLAELVKIDPKSIGVGQYQHDVDQTQLKNELDSTVMKCVNSVGINLNTASKSLLSYVSGIGEKMAENIVNYRAENGAFEDRKQLKKVPRLGEKAFQQAAAFVRITNSKNPLDNSAVHPESYRIVEKMAKDLGIKADELIGNKEKVALIQPENYITGDIGILGIKDILKELEKPGLDPRKAAKVFEFDPHVKSIRDLKAGMILPGIVNNITAFGCFVDLGIKESGLVHISQLKDGFVSDVNEVVKLHQHVRVKVTEVDEARKRVQLSMIL; from the coding sequence ATGACGACCGTAGAATTTATACAAAAGCATCTCGATATTTCTGAGAAGAGCATCAACAATACATTACAATTATTAGCAGAAGACTGTACCATTCCTTTTATTTCCCGTTACCGGAAAGATAAAACCGGAAACCTGGATGAAACGCAAATTGAGCAGATCGCCAAGATCAGCAAACAATTTGAGGAGATCATGAAGAGAAAGGAATCTATTTTAAAATCTATAGAAGAACAGGGTGCTTTAACTCCTGAACTGAAACAAAAAATTGAAGAAAGCTTTGATATTCAAGAACTGGAGGATTTATACCTTCCTTTCAAAAAGCGTAAAAAGACCAAGGCTGATGCCGCCAAGGAAAAAGGATTGGAACCTTTAGCTAAAATCATTATGAGCCAGAAGAACAATGAGGTATTGTTTCTGGCTTCCAAATATTTGAATAATGAAGTTCCTTCTGAGGAAGACGCGCTCCAGGGAGCCAGAGATATCATGGCAGAATGGATCAATGAAAACATGTATATTCGTAAGAACCTGCGTCGTTTATTCCAACGTAAGGCTATTGTTACCTCTAAAGTGGTGAAGGCTAAAAAAGAGGAAGAAGATGCTCAGAAGTTCTCCCAATATTTTGAATGGGAAGAAAACCTCAGCAGAATCCCTTCTCACAGACTTTTAGCAATGTTAAGAGCGGAGACCGAAGGCTTTGTGAAAACCAACGTTGGGATTGATAAAGAAGAAGCCATCGATTTTATTGAAAAAGCGATTATCAAGTCTAATAATGAAAGTTCTGAACAGATTGCTCTAGCGATTAAAGACAGCTATAAAAGACTTCTGGAACCTGCTATTTCCAATGAAGCATTACAGGAAGCTAAAGAAAAAGCGGATAAAAAAGCAATTGAGATCTTCTCTGAAAATCTGAGTCAGTTACTGCTGGCTCCGCCATTGGGAGAAAAAAGAATTCTGGCGATTGATCCTGGTTACAGAAGCGGCTGTAAAGTGGTTTGTATCGATGAAAAGGGAGATCTTCTTCATAATGAAACCCTCTACCCTCACGCTCCTCAGAATGAATCCGGAATGGCTATGAAAAAAATCCGTTCTATGGTGAATGCCTATAATATTGAAGCTATTTCTATCGGAAACGGAACGGCAAGCCGTGAAACTGAATTTTTTATTAAGAAAATTGCTTTTGATAAGCCTTTACAGGTTTTTGTAGTTTCGGAAGCGGGTGCCTCGGTGTATTCTGCCAGCAAAATTGCAAGGGAAGAGTTTCCAACCTATGATGTAACCGTTCGTGGGGCGGTTTCTATTGGAAGAAGACTTTCTGATCCATTGGCTGAGTTGGTGAAAATTGATCCAAAATCTATTGGAGTTGGGCAGTATCAGCATGATGTAGATCAGACTCAATTGAAAAATGAACTGGATTCTACCGTGATGAAATGTGTAAATTCTGTAGGAATTAACTTAAATACAGCTAGTAAATCTTTATTAAGTTATGTTTCCGGAATTGGAGAAAAAATGGCTGAAAATATTGTGAACTACAGAGCTGAAAACGGAGCCTTTGAAGATAGAAAACAGCTTAAGAAAGTTCCAAGACTTGGAGAAAAAGCTTTCCAGCAGGCTGCTGCGTTTGTACGAATTACCAATTCAAAAAATCCATTGGACAACTCTGCGGTACACCCTGAATCGTATAGAATTGTTGAAAAAATGGCTAAAGATCTGGGAATTAAAGCTGATGAACTGATTGGCAATAAGGAAAAAGTGGCCCTGATACAACCTGAAAATTATATTACCGGGGACATCGGAATTCTGGGAATCAAAGATATTTTAAAGGAGCTTGAAAAACCAGGCTTAGATCCGAGGAAAGCTGCCAAAGTATTTGAATTTGATCCTCATGTAAAAAGCATCAGAGACTTGAAAGCAGGTATGATTTTACCGGGAATCGTGAACAATATTACCGCTTTTGGATGTTTTGTGGATCTTGGAATTAAAGAAAGTGGTTTGGTTCATATTTCTCAGCTTAAAGACGGATTTGTTTCTGATGTAAATGAGGTCGTAAAACTGCATCAGCATGTAAGAGTAAAAGTAACGGAAGTGGATGAGGCAAGGAAAAGAGTGCAATTAAGCATGATTTTATAA
- a CDS encoding O-methyltransferase, whose amino-acid sequence MNQQLFEKVDQYISNLVAPEDIVLQETIQSLDDASMPQISISPTQGKFLQLMLLTCKAKRVLELGTLGAYSTIWMTRALPADGRVITVEFNPHHAHIASQNIAKAGLSDQIDLRIGKAMDVLNELIATGEEAFDFIFIDADKPPYSEYFELALQLSHPGTIIICDNVIREGQILNENSNDEKVRGVQRFNQMLAGNPKVTATIMQTVGAKEYDGMAIAIVN is encoded by the coding sequence ATGAATCAGCAATTATTTGAAAAGGTAGATCAATATATCAGCAATCTGGTGGCTCCCGAAGATATTGTACTTCAGGAAACCATTCAATCTCTCGATGATGCTTCCATGCCTCAAATCAGTATCTCTCCTACACAGGGGAAGTTTCTTCAACTGATGCTTCTTACCTGCAAGGCTAAACGTGTATTAGAGTTGGGGACTTTAGGTGCTTACAGTACTATTTGGATGACCAGAGCACTTCCTGCAGACGGTAGAGTGATTACAGTAGAATTTAATCCTCATCACGCTCATATTGCCAGTCAAAACATTGCAAAAGCAGGACTTTCTGACCAGATTGATTTACGAATCGGTAAAGCAATGGATGTATTGAATGAACTCATTGCTACAGGTGAAGAAGCTTTCGACTTTATTTTTATTGATGCAGATAAGCCCCCTTATTCCGAATATTTTGAACTGGCATTACAACTTTCTCATCCGGGAACAATAATTATTTGTGATAATGTCATCCGGGAAGGCCAGATTTTGAATGAAAATAGCAATGATGAAAAAGTGAGAGGGGTACAGCGTTTTAATCAAATGCTGGCTGGCAACCCAAAGGTTACCGCCACTATTATGCAAACCGTAGGAGCAAAAGAATATGATGGAATGGCAATAGCAATTGTCAATTAA
- a CDS encoding YceI family protein: MKKISVIALVAVGLMAASCTNKEKTDTSVATEQAVAESKGEVLAVDAATSVVNWKAFHKGGFAPRWGTLNVKSGDLSIEGGQVVAGNFNIDMTSIKVDPASVTEKDKKPADLEAHLKNPDFFDVEKNPTSDFKITSVSDLKEAPKDAVAGANKTVSGNLTLMGKTMNVTFPAKVDVADNTAAIQAKFTVNRTDWGIKFGTTETDPAEWMISKDIEIAIDVKAKK, from the coding sequence ATGAAAAAAATTAGCGTAATTGCATTAGTAGCAGTAGGATTGATGGCTGCATCATGTACCAATAAAGAAAAAACAGATACATCAGTAGCTACCGAGCAGGCAGTTGCTGAAAGTAAAGGTGAAGTATTAGCAGTAGACGCTGCCACTTCTGTAGTAAACTGGAAAGCTTTCCACAAAGGAGGTTTTGCTCCTCGTTGGGGAACTCTTAACGTAAAATCAGGAGATCTGAGCATTGAAGGAGGACAAGTGGTAGCTGGAAACTTCAATATTGATATGACTTCTATTAAAGTTGATCCTGCATCAGTAACTGAAAAAGATAAAAAACCTGCGGACCTTGAAGCTCACCTTAAGAACCCTGATTTCTTTGATGTAGAGAAAAACCCAACTTCAGACTTTAAGATTACAAGTGTATCAGACCTGAAAGAAGCACCAAAAGATGCGGTAGCAGGAGCTAACAAAACAGTAAGCGGAAACCTAACATTAATGGGTAAAACAATGAATGTTACTTTTCCTGCTAAAGTAGATGTAGCAGATAATACTGCGGCTATCCAGGCTAAATTTACTGTGAACAGAACAGACTGGGGTATCAAATTCGGAACTACTGAAACCGATCCTGCAGAATGGATGATCAGCAAAGACATCGAAATTGCAATTGATGTAAAAGCAAAAAAATAA
- a CDS encoding bacteriocin-like protein, with the protein MKNFKKVTRENLKSIKGGIEFCKAGYMYVCEDLGVCDPMLGVPCSCRCIPIV; encoded by the coding sequence ATGAAAAATTTCAAAAAAGTCACAAGAGAAAATCTAAAATCAATTAAAGGTGGAATTGAGTTTTGCAAAGCTGGTTATATGTATGTTTGCGAAGACTTAGGAGTATGTGATCCAATGCTTGGGGTACCTTGCTCATGCAGATGTATTCCAATTGTATAA